The stretch of DNA TGCTCATTGCCTTTAAAGATTTCTAACCGCAGGTGTTCATAACCTTCATCTCGTTGCATACTCTCAACCTGCGCTAATAGATACCCCCCTAAACCGGTTTGCTGTAATTGAGGATGGATCATCAAGAGATGGATGAATCCCTCTTCAGCAGCGCAGAAGCCTTGTATTTTTCCATCCACCTCAAGCAGCATGATATTTTCAAGATGTTCAATAATCTCTTTGTCTGAACCACCACCATTGATAAACCAGTCAACGCCTTCATCACCTAAGAAGGAACGATAACACTTGTCTATCGTCTCTCTCGCTAACGTCTTTATAACGTCTAAATCTGCGGCATCGGCTTGCCTAACTTTTGTCATTGGTTGCCTGTCAGGAATGTCTTTAATCAACCTGCTATTTGTCCGTGCCAACCACGCTTTTGAGCGCACCCTTAACATATCTCTGAGCAGTAATACCACCGGCGTCACATGCTCTCGGCCAGGACAAACAAGATAGAGGTCGGCCTCTTCACCAACGTAATCCGTTAGCATAGGCACTAATCGCCCTGATTCAAGATCATCCGTTAAATCAAGGCAGGACTTAAACACCACCCCTTGGCCAGCCACAGCCCAGCGCCGTGCAACATCAGCATCGTTGCAGGTTCGATTAGACGTCACTCGCACCTTATATTGCTGACCTTCTTTGCTGAAAAACCATTGATCATGCGTGCGCTCATCTAACATAAAGAACAAGCAGTTATGTTGCTGCAGCTGCTCTAAATTATTAACCGCTCCCATGCGCTCGATATACTCAGGCGAAGCACATAGTACTCGCGTGGAGTCACAAATTTTAAAGGCCACCAGCGATGAATCTTTGGGTTTACCAGAGCGTAATGCGACATCAATTTTGTCTCGATAAAAATCAGACAAGTTATCGCCAATATGAAGACGAAGTTTGAGTTCTGGATACTCGGATAGAAAATCATCGAGCCAAGGTAATATAATATTACGGCCAACATCCGATGGTACGGCTAGACTCACGGTGCCCGAGATCTGGGTCAGGCTCGAGGTAATTGCCCGCTGCCCCATGTCAAGATCAGCTAATGCCGATCGACAATGGATCAGATACCGCTCGCCAGCATCGGTTAGCCTAAGGCTGCGAGTACTGCGAATAAACAAGGTTGTACCTAGCTCTTTCTCTAACCTTTTAAGGCCTGCACTTGCCACCGCAGAAGAGATATCCAGCTCAACCGCGGCGCCCGTCAGGCTGCCACAATCAGCGACTCTCACGAAAAGAGTTAGATCATTTAGCTGCATTATCAATTATTCCTTTATAAACGACCGACCATTACTAATACTTTATTGTATTAAATCACCACGTTTTTACCAATAAAAATTCTACTTAATCAGAGCATCACTGTTAGTGATTTTTATATCAGCCAAAAAAAAGCCTGCAAGTGCAGGCTTTAATGTTTAGCGTCTTTAGTCCCCCACAAGAGTCGATAGCCATGGGGTTCGAGCACTTTTTTCAACCCATAAACCTAAACTAAAGTGACTGCCATTTTTCGTCTTAGATAGGCAATCTGCTGCATATGCGGCAGGTCCTTAGGGCAATTATCTTGGCACCCTAGCAAAGTCATGCAGCCAAAGACACCGTCTTGGTTACCAATCACATGATAATAATCTTCAAGCTCACGACCGTCACGGCTATCAAGCTCAAAACGCGCAAGTTTCATCATGCCCACGGCACCAACAAAGGTTTCGCGCATCTGTTTAGTGGCACAGGCTGATACACATACACCACACTCTACACACCGTTCTAGCTCGTAGAGTTTGGCTGCTTCTACTGGGTCCATCGGCGCTTCTAAGCGGTGAACATCCAAATCATCACTGATGGGGTGTAGCCACAACTTTAAACGCTCGGCCAGCTCGCGCATAAACTTGCCGGTATTGACTGACAGATCACCAATCAATTCAAACCCAGGTAGCGGCATCAACATGATGTCACCTTTCGGGTATTTGCGGGTTAATGTTCGGCAAGCCAACGTTGGAAAACCGTTAATGACCATAGCGCAACTGCCACAAATACCTGCTCGGCACACAAAATCAAATTGCAACGAGGTATCTTGTTCTTCACGTAAACGGTTAAGCGCAATAAAGACCGTCATACCCGGTGTTTCTTCAAGCTGGTACTTCACCATTTTAGGCTTATCGCCCGGTTCTTGTGGATCATAACGGAATATATTAAAGGTTAACATCCGCCCTTTTGTGGCTTCTGGGCTCATTTCGCCTCTCCTGCAACTTGCTGATCTAACATTTCACTCAAACGTTCATTCTTAGGTATTAATGACTCTGGCACCTCAAATGGCATTAAGGCATTTTGTCTTTCGTGCCTATCGGCATCATCACCTAACTGACTCAATATCTCAGTGATCTGCTGCTCGCGCTTGCCCGTATCAGGATGCGCTATCGCATTGTTAATACCATAACCACGGTAGCCAGGCGGTAACTCCATCTTCATTACATCCAACTGCTCATATTCCAGCGTCGGCGATAACGCTTCTGCGTTTGGCCAGCTTGCCAAAGTGCGGTTTAGCCAGTCTTTATCGTTACGCTGCGGGAAATCTTCACGAGCGTGTGCTCCGCGGCTCTCAGTACGTGCTGCAGCGCCAGCAGCAACCGTTAGCGCAACTTTCAGCATACGTTTAACACGCAGTGCTTCTACAAGCTCTGGGTTAGCGTGGCGCTTCTTACATTTAAGGCCTAATGCTTGAGCACGCTTAAGTAACGCTTGTAGCTCGTTAACGGCTTTTTCAAGCTCAGGGCCATTACGGAAGATGCCCACGTAATCCATCATGATCCGTTGCATCTGCTTTTTCAGTTCAAACGGACTTTCAGTCCCTTCACCATCGACTAAGTCATCAATCTCGCTTTGCACTTTGCCAACAAAAGACTCAACCAGACCAGTATCAATCTCTAAGGTATTTTGCTGGCAGAAATCAGCCACGTACTTGCCGATAATCATGCCGCCAACGACCGTTTCAGCAAGAGAATTACCACCGAGTCGGTTAAAGCCGTGCATATCCCAACAAGCGGCTTCACCTACACTAAACAGGCCTTTTAACTGCGGATTCTGCCCTGTTGAATCGGTACGGATACCCCCCATTGAATAATGTTGAGTCGGGCGTACTGGGATCCACTCCTTAGCAGGATCGATACCTAAAAAGTTCTCACAGATCTCTTTCACTTCACGCAAGTTAGTTTCAACATGCTTACGGCCAAGCAAGGTAATATCAAGCCATAGATGCGGTCCATAAGGGCTATCAACGCCTTTACCTTTGCGCATATGTTCGGTCATACGGCGCGACACTACATCACGTGATGCCAACTCTTTCTTTTCAGGCTCATAGTCTGGCATAAAGCGGTGACCATCTTTATCTCGCAATAAGCCGCCGTCACCACGACAACCTTCTGTCGTTAAGATCCCGACGGGTACGATGGCTGTAGGATGGAACTGCACCGCTTCCATGTTACCCAACTTGGCAACACCGGTTTCAAGCGCAAGTGCTTGGCCTATCCCTTCACAGATAATGGCATTGGTTGATACTTCATAAATTCGGCCGTAACCACCGGTGGCTATCGTGGTCGACTTAGCGACATAAGCACGTAGTTCTCCGGTCACCAGACAGCGTGCTACTACGCCATGGCAGCGCTTACCATCATGGATAAGCGATAAGGCTTCCATGCGCTCATGCACCGGGATATCCATCGATATCGCTTTGTTATCGACGGCATATAGCAGTGAATGACCGGTACCATCAGCCGTGTAACAGGTACGCCATTTTTTAGTACCACCAAAGTCACGGGCATTAATTAAGCCATGCGCAACTTCAGCCTCTTCGAGGGTGACTTTCTCGGCGTTAACCACCACTTGTCTTGGGCCTGCCGTAACGCGTGTCCAAGGTACGCCCCAATTCGCCAACTCACGGACTGCTTTAGGGGCACAATGAGCAAACATACGTGCCACATCTTGATCGCAACCCCAATCAGATCCTTTTACCGTATCTTGGAAGTGCACATCTTCATCATCTCCCATACCTTTCACGGTATTGCCCAGACTTGCTTGCATGCCACCTTGCGCCGCAGCCGAATGCGACCGTTTAGCAGGGACTAATGACAATACAACAGTATCTAGCCCACGCTCTTTTGAGGCGATGGCGACGCGTAATCCAGCAAGTCCAGCGCCGATCACTAACGAATCGGTATATATCAGTTTCACACGTGCTCCTTAAGCGGGTACAGAGTCAATTTATGGTTCTTACATTCAAATATTTGATTTACACAGCATTGTGCTAATAAGTGCTTTCGACTAACCATTTGCGTAAGGCAAAAAGGCCAGCAATGAAGCAATACCCACCACAATAAAGATGGCACTGATAATGCTTTTTATTTTTTTCAGCCTGCTACGACTATTGAGATCTCTGACGGCACCCCACTTAACCGCAACACGATATACACCAATGGCTGCATGCAGTTCAACGCAAAAGAGTAAAGGTAAATACAGTAACCATACGCCCTGTTGCCAAATTCTATCCGCACTGCCATAGGGCCCTATGGTTTCCGGTGCAGCGCCAATGAGCCACAAATGCACTGGCAGTAGCAAAAAAATCACCACGCCAGTAACGGCTTGCCAAACCCATAAACGAGTGTCGCCGTGGTTCACCATGCTGAGTTGCTGCTTTAGCGCTTTTTGTTGACGTAGGTTGAGCGGCATTTTGTGCGCCGCAACCAAAACGTGAACCAATACGATAGCGGCAATAACAACAGCGATGACCGTCACCACCCAAGGGTAGCCATGACCGTCAGCCGTTAAAAAACTCAGTTCCATGGTTTTAGCGACCCATGTCATCGCATCTTTACCCAATAATATGGATGACACCAATAACAGGTGCGTCCACAAAAATACCGCTAGCACCACCCCACTGGCGCTTTGGCTTATATCAAGCCAACCACTCAATTTACCGCGATTTTTTATTATTCTCATTCGCTTCCCTATCCATGTTGTTGAATTTTCGCTTAAAGACACTGTAACCAATGTCGCTCACAAATAACTTCCCAACAGTGAGGTAGATCAACAAAAAAGTAATTAATCCAGCGATACCTAATTTATCGATTAATAAAATATGGCCGTAACTAACTAGGGCGATAAGCTTCAACGGGCAAGCTCAAATCACTGCCAATGATTAGATAAGATATAAGACTCATAAGACCAATGACGATAAGATAAATAATCAAGCCTTTAGCCAGCTTACGCAGCCCCGTACGTTTAGTGGTTAAACCCCACTTAACTGCCACGCGGTAAAGTCCTATCATCGCGTGGATCACCACAGCAGGTAGCAGTAAGGCGTATAGCAACCAAGCATTTTGGTTGTAGACTCTGTCAGCCGAAAGATGAGGACCTATTTCTGGATTGGCTATCATGGTAAAGAGGTGTACAGGCACAAGGAAGAACAACACAAAGCCCGTAATCAGCTGCCAGAACCACGCATGGCTGTCTTTATGATTAATCACTGACATATGACGTCTAAGTGCACGCCACTGCCCTATTTGCGCAGGGAAACGACGTAAAGCCACTGCCGCATGCGCCATCACCACCAGTAACATAAACACCGAAAAAACCTTAGTGACAATCGGGAAGCCATGTCCCGTTGAGCTAAACATGCCCCCTTCGAGAAACTGCACTACGGTATAAAACGCCTCTTTACCAAGTAAAATGCTAGATTCAAAATGTAGATGAGCTAATAGAAAGCAGCCCATCAATACACCGGTGATGCTTTGTATTTTGTCCGCTTTAGCTGATGCGGGATGTCCGGTTGCGCTTACGTAGGATGCTAACATAGTAGTTATCTTGTTTATCTTATGCCTAGTCGTGGGATTTACACTCTAGCAACTTGTTAATCACCTCGTTGAAACTGCATTTTCAATCGTGATCTTGCTCACGCTCTTTCAAGTGAGTATTAGAGTAAGATCACAAACAAGGCATAAAACACAGAACAGCGGTAATACCTTTTAACCAATGATTTTCAGCTACTTGAAGCAACATTTCAAACAAAACAATCTAAACGTCCTCCTGAGGGATACTGTTATTACAAGCGGACTATAAGTCACTAATTGCTCAAGTAAAACAGTGACTAATTGCCATAGAGTCCTGCACCTGATTTAAGCTTAACGAAATACCCAACTCACTTCAAAACGCTGGTTTCAGAGCTCAAGTAGGATAGCTGAACAAGGCAATGATTGAGATAATGGTTATTCCCTTTTCGACATGCTGAATACTGCATTCTGAGGTCGTTTGGGTATACAATACGTCGATATATCTAGCTAACGAGAATTGTCATGCCTTGGATCCAACTAAGAATTGATACCGACGGCCCTCACGCAGACGCACTTAGCGATCAGCTGATGGAAGAAGGGTCAATTTCCATTACCTTCGAAGACGGTAAAGACACCCCGATCTATGAACCCACTTTGGGTGAAACACCACTGTGGAGTCACACGGTCATCATTGCACTATTTGAAGCCGATCACGATTTAGCACCTGTGGTTGAGCGTCTAAAACTGCTGCCTTATTTAGGTAAAAACTTCGGCCATAAGATAGAGCAAGTTGAAGACAAAGACTGGGAACGTGAATGGATGGATAACTTCCACCCAATTAAGTTTGGTGACCGCCTTTGGATCTGTCCAAGCTGGCGTGAGATCCCAGATCCAACCGCGGTCAACGTGATTTTAGATCCCGGCCTTGCCTTCGGCACAGGTACTCACCCAACCACCGCTTTATGTTTAGAGTGGCTAGATGGACTCGACTACCGCAATAAAGACGTCATCGACTTTGGTTGTGGCTCAGGCATTCTCGCTGTCGCTGCGCTCAAGCTAGGGGCTGAACGTGTCACAGGCATCGATATCGATTACCAAGCAATTGACGCATCTAAAGCCAATGCAGAGCGTAACGGCGTGCAAGACAGGCTTTCGCTGTATCTGCCAGAAGACCAACCCGCAGATCTGCAAGCAGACATCTTAGTGGCAAACATTCTTGCAGGCCCATTACGTGAATTGGCGCCATTAATTGCTGATAAAGTGTTGCCAGGCGGCCAACTTGCCCTTTCAGGTCTACTAAAAGAACAAGCTGAAGAAGTTTCAGCCTTTTATAGCAAATGGTTCGACATGGACGAGCCTGCTCACAAAGACGACTGGAGCCGCTTGACAGGGATACGCAAATAACGGTAATACGCGGCGCACTCTGCGCCGCGACAGACTTCTCACCTAGCAAAAGTCAAGAAAAAAAGTTGCCCTCAGGTCATTTATTGACCTTTTCACAGGCTTGAAAAAGGCGTACTATAGCGCCCCTTTGACGAGCAAGGTGATTTGATAAATGCAGATTGGACCCTATCGACTGAAAAATCAGCTGATCGTGGCCCCAATGGCAGGTGTCACGGACCAGCCCTTTAGAAATCTTTGTATTCGTTATGGCGCAGCCATGGCGGTTTCAGAGATGCTTTCATCTAATCCTGATGTTTGGGATACCGATAAAAGCCGCTTACGTATGACACACGTAGGTGAAGACGGAATACGTTCGGTTCAAATAGCCGGTTCAGACCCTGAATTAATGGCGAATGCCGCTGTTGTGAATGTGCAACAAGGCGCTCAGATCATTGATATCAATATGGGCTGTCCAGCAAAAAAAGTGAATAGAAAGCTAGCAGGCTCCGCTTTGTTGCAAGATCCACAGCAAGTAGAATTAATTCTACGTGCCGTAGTAGCAGCAGTTGATGTGCCTGTGACACTAAAAATTCGAACGGGGTGGGCTCCAGAGCACAGGAATGGTGTTCATATCGCCCAGATTGCAGAAGATTGTGGCATTGCTTCGTTAGCCGTTCACGGCAGAACAAAACAGTGCATGTACAAAGGCAATGCCGAGTACGACACGATTAAAGCAATTAAAAAACAGATCTCGATACCTGTCGTCGCTAATGGAGATATTTTAACGCCAGAGAAAGCACGCTTTGTGCTGGATTATACTGGTGTGGATGCTTTGATGATAGGCCGGGGCGCTCAAGGACGGCCTTGGATATTTAGGGAAATCCAACATTACTTGGACACAGGTAATAAGCTAGCGCCCGTTGAGATGGATGAAAAGCGTCAATTGATGCTGGAACACCTTAAACTGCTTTACGCATTGTATGGCGATTATAAAGGCATCCGTTTCGCAAGAAAGCACGTTGGATGGTATCTAAACCAAGAAACACAACGCGCTTTTCGAGCTGAGTTTAATCAGCTTGTGACCGTTGAAGAACAATGTTCCATGGTGGAACACTATTTTGATGAATTTGCAGCAAATAAATAAAGAGCAGAATACGAATGTTTGATCAAACAACTCACACTGAAGTTCACCCACTGACTGTTGGCAAAATCGAAACCGCAAGTGGCGCAATCAAGCCACAGTTATTACGCGATGCAGTAAAGCGTGCGGTAACAAACTTTTTCGCTCAGATGGACGGGCAAGAAGCTGAAGAAGTATATGAAATGGTGTTAAGCGAAGTTGAAGCTCCGCTGCTAGATATCATTATGCAACATACTCGCGGCAACCAAACTCGTGCTGCAAACATGCTAGGTATCAACCGTGGTACTTTGCGTAAAAAATTAAAAAAATACGGCATGAACTAAGACTCACGTCTTAATATGTTGTATCGAAACGGGTTAATCAGAAATGGTTAACCCGTTTTTGTTTATACGTCCCCCCATATGCCCCCGCTGTATTGTTGCTCTTTCGAAAATCACCTAAGCCTACAGCTACTTATCCACAGAATATTTCATCCGACAAGATGCTCGCCAAAGTCTTCAACACTGATTGACTATCACGGCCTAAAACTTCCCAAACCTTCATTCGACCACACCTCCTCAAAGATCAGGGCTTCAGCCACACACATGAAACTCAGATGACACCAATGATAATAAACTCAGCTAAACATTGGCATAATTTGATGTTTAACGCTGTCCCATTTAATTACCTGTTGCTGAAGTAATCTCTCACAATGAGCAAGCTTGTAAGCTGCTTAATCTTCCATTGTGATTAAAAAAGCTTCTAACTGAGTGATATTCATGCCATATTTTTGCTTATTCACCACTTTATTCAAGCTAAATAGGGACGTCATTGCGAGCATTTGATTTTGATTTAAAAGGTTTGCAGGTGTTTGTGATTGCAGCCCAAACTGGCAGCATGACAGAGACGGCTAAACGTTTAGGATTGACGCAATCTTCAGTCTCTCAGACCCTATCGATGCTAGAAAAGAACCTTAAGGTCGAGCTGCTTGATCGCAGTGTTCGGCCTCTTGCACTTACTATCGCTGGCCGTTATTTTTTCGATCAATCTAGCCATCTTCTTTCCCAAGCAGAGCAAACCCAAAAGGTGTTTACTCAGGGGACATTTGAACAGCTTCATTTAGTGCGTATTGCCATGGTTGATTCTCTGGCAACCTCTTTAGGTAAGCCGTTAATTGAAGTGGTAAAGAGGCGAACCGAGAACTGGAGTCTAACCACGGGTCGCTCTCATATGCACGCGGATGCACTGGTGTCTCGTCAGGTCGATATTATTATTTCTGATGATGCACTTGAAGACTGTGATGACCTCTGTCGCTACCCCATATTAAGCGAGCCTTTTGTGTTAGTGGTTCCTCTGAATTTAAGCTGCCAATATGCAGATGTGAGTTCCATTAATGATATTAATCGTTTACTGCAAAAGCTAGATTTTGTGCGCTACACCAATGACTCTTTAATCGGCACCAATATAGAGCGCTACTTAAGACGAGTTGGCCTTGAGCCTGCCATGAGGTTACAGCTCGACAATACCTTTGCCGTGCTCTCTATGGTCGCGTCTGGCCTAGGCTGCACCATCACCACACCGCTATGTTTATACCAGAGTGGGATCCCTTTAGCGCAAGTAAGGTGCCTGCCTCTTCCTGCTAACGATGGCTTTAACAGGCGTCTTACCTTGGTCACTCGACGGCATGAACTGAGCGATTTGGCTGAGCAGATGGCCAGAGACAGTTGTCAAATCATGTCTCAGTGTTTCCTACCAGAGCTTGAAAAGGATCTGCCTTGGCTGGTATCAGCCATCGATATTGGTTAGTGCGTAGAATGAGTTTTTGCGACTAAAAACTAAAAAATAAGCCGCTGATGTTTTTCATAGTATTAAAATTATTAATACTACAGCGTTAGTACAAATGATTGTTGTTGTCGTTAAGCCAGGAGGCTATTAGGTTCGGTCAGGTATTAATTCAAAGCGAATTATCCGGGCCATTTCGCAAACCAAGATTAAGGGAAGTGTCATGTCACATGAATCAAAGATACAACATGCTCCTAACACAAAAAATAAAAGCATTGAGTATAAAGCCGTTTCCGATGAATACATGAGCCAACGTCAACTCAAAAAAGGGGTTGCTGGCTGGGTACTGCTGGCCAGTCTGGGGATCTCCTATGTGATTTCAGGCGATTTTGCCGGATGGAACTTTGGTCTTGAACTTGGCGGATTTGGCGGAATGCTTATCGCCACTCTGGTGATGGGCTTAATGTATATCTGCTTAGTATTAAGTTTAGCGGAGATGTCATCTTCACTGCCGACGGCTGGCGGTGGCTATAGCTTTGCCAGACGCGCCATGGGACCTTGGGGCGGATTTCTCACCGGCACAGCTATTTTATTAGAATATGCCATCGCGCCTGCCGCTATCGCTATCTTTATTGGCGGTTATGTCCATGAGCTTGTCGGTATAGACGGGCCGATTGTCTATGCGGCCTTCTATGTCGTGTTTGTCGGTTTACATCTGTGGGGAGCTGGTGAAGCACTGAGGATCATGATGGGGATAACCCTGCTCGCGGTGATCGCTATAGGTGTCTTTATGGTGGGCATGGTGCCACATTTCGACTCGGCCAATCTATTCGATATTGCGGCCAACCCTAATGTTGCAGGATCCAGCAGTTTCCTTCCTGAAGGTTATATGGGGATCTGGGCCGCACTGCCATTTGCGATGTGGCTGTTTCTTGCGGTAGAAGGCGTGCCATTGGCCGCTGAGGAAGCGAAGAACCCAGCGAAAGATATGCCTAAGGGGATTATCGCCTCTATGTTGGTATTGATCGTATTTGCTGCAGCGGTGTTATTGCTCGCTCCTGGAGGCGCAGGCGCCGAAGCGATGAAAACCCATGGCGCGCCATTAGTGGGGGCACTGCAATCTGTTTATGGTCAGGATTCACTGGCTGCCAAGTTTGTTAATATTGTCGGTCTGTTTGGCTTGATTGCCAGTTTCTTCTCTATTATTTATGCCTATTCACGTCAAGTTTTCGCCCTCTCCCGCGCCGGTTATTTGCCCCGTTTCCTCTCGCTGTCTGGAAAACGTAAAGTGCCAGTTTGGGCGTTAATCGTACCGGGAATATTGGGCTTTCTGTTGTCGCTAACCGGTGAAGGTGACTTGATGATCACCATGGCGGTATTTGGCGCTACTATCTCCTACGCGATGATGAGTTTGTCACATATTTTACTGCGTAAAAAAGAACCTAATCTTGAACGCCCTTATAAAACCCCTGGCGGTATTTTTACATCCTCTATCGCATTAGTGCTCTCACTCGTCGCACTCGCATCCACCTTTGTGGTCAGCCTTCAGGCTGCCATGTGGTCGGCCCTCTTTTATCTCATAATGGTGACTTACTTTGTCCTCTATAGTCGTCATCGATTGGTGGCTTCGGCACCAGAGGAGGAGTTTGACATGATCGCCTCAGCTGAGTCTGAACTTAATTAGTATTAAGAGGCTGGCAGTGAGCTACTTTATTCTGTCAGCCAAGCTTATTCCCTGCAAATTTAGCGACTAAGATTAAAAAAATATAATAAGTAATAAATGAAGTCTGACGATGAACTGCAGCGCTAAGCCAAGTTCATCTTATCAAGAACAATAATAAGGAAGCGCGAATATGGAAGCGAGACAAGTTAACAGTATTGCCGATGCCATTGCCATTATAGAGGAGCGTGGTTTAGCCCATATTAAGGTTGGTCTATTTGATAATGATGGGGTGATGCGCGGTAAGTATATGTCTAAGTCCAAGTTTATAGCTTCCTTAGATAAAGGCTTTGCATTTTGCGATGTGGTACTTGGTTGGGACGTCAAAGATCAACTCTATGACAATGCTAAATACACAGGGTGGCACACAGGTTATCCCGATGCACCAGTGCGGATATTACCCCATACCTGCCGCGATGTAATTGGTGAAGAAGGCATGCTGCTGTTTATCGCAGAGTTTGCCGGAGAAGCTGAAGCTGTCTGCCCACGAGGGACACTAAGACGTGTGATAGAGAAAGCTG from Shewanella sp. Choline-02u-19 encodes:
- the dusB gene encoding tRNA dihydrouridine synthase DusB codes for the protein MQIGPYRLKNQLIVAPMAGVTDQPFRNLCIRYGAAMAVSEMLSSNPDVWDTDKSRLRMTHVGEDGIRSVQIAGSDPELMANAAVVNVQQGAQIIDINMGCPAKKVNRKLAGSALLQDPQQVELILRAVVAAVDVPVTLKIRTGWAPEHRNGVHIAQIAEDCGIASLAVHGRTKQCMYKGNAEYDTIKAIKKQISIPVVANGDILTPEKARFVLDYTGVDALMIGRGAQGRPWIFREIQHYLDTGNKLAPVEMDEKRQLMLEHLKLLYALYGDYKGIRFARKHVGWYLNQETQRAFRAEFNQLVTVEEQCSMVEHYFDEFAANK
- a CDS encoding fumarate reductase iron-sulfur subunit, translating into MSPEATKGRMLTFNIFRYDPQEPGDKPKMVKYQLEETPGMTVFIALNRLREEQDTSLQFDFVCRAGICGSCAMVINGFPTLACRTLTRKYPKGDIMLMPLPGFELIGDLSVNTGKFMRELAERLKLWLHPISDDLDVHRLEAPMDPVEAAKLYELERCVECGVCVSACATKQMRETFVGAVGMMKLARFELDSRDGRELEDYYHVIGNQDGVFGCMTLLGCQDNCPKDLPHMQQIAYLRRKMAVTLV
- a CDS encoding fumarate reductase flavoprotein subunit, producing MKLIYTDSLVIGAGLAGLRVAIASKERGLDTVVLSLVPAKRSHSAAAQGGMQASLGNTVKGMGDDEDVHFQDTVKGSDWGCDQDVARMFAHCAPKAVRELANWGVPWTRVTAGPRQVVVNAEKVTLEEAEVAHGLINARDFGGTKKWRTCYTADGTGHSLLYAVDNKAISMDIPVHERMEALSLIHDGKRCHGVVARCLVTGELRAYVAKSTTIATGGYGRIYEVSTNAIICEGIGQALALETGVAKLGNMEAVQFHPTAIVPVGILTTEGCRGDGGLLRDKDGHRFMPDYEPEKKELASRDVVSRRMTEHMRKGKGVDSPYGPHLWLDITLLGRKHVETNLREVKEICENFLGIDPAKEWIPVRPTQHYSMGGIRTDSTGQNPQLKGLFSVGEAACWDMHGFNRLGGNSLAETVVGGMIIGKYVADFCQQNTLEIDTGLVESFVGKVQSEIDDLVDGEGTESPFELKKQMQRIMMDYVGIFRNGPELEKAVNELQALLKRAQALGLKCKKRHANPELVEALRVKRMLKVALTVAAGAAARTESRGAHAREDFPQRNDKDWLNRTLASWPNAEALSPTLEYEQLDVMKMELPPGYRGYGINNAIAHPDTGKREQQITEILSQLGDDADRHERQNALMPFEVPESLIPKNERLSEMLDQQVAGEAK
- a CDS encoding fumarate reductase cytochrome b subunit, with amino-acid sequence MLASYVSATGHPASAKADKIQSITGVLMGCFLLAHLHFESSILLGKEAFYTVVQFLEGGMFSSTGHGFPIVTKVFSVFMLLVVMAHAAVALRRFPAQIGQWRALRRHMSVINHKDSHAWFWQLITGFVLFFLVPVHLFTMIANPEIGPHLSADRVYNQNAWLLYALLLPAVVIHAMIGLYRVAVKWGLTTKRTGLRKLAKGLIIYLIVIGLMSLISYLIIGSDLSLPVEAYRPS
- a CDS encoding fumarate reductase cytochrome b subunit, with the translated sequence MRIIKNRGKLSGWLDISQSASGVVLAVFLWTHLLLVSSILLGKDAMTWVAKTMELSFLTADGHGYPWVVTVIAVVIAAIVLVHVLVAAHKMPLNLRQQKALKQQLSMVNHGDTRLWVWQAVTGVVIFLLLPVHLWLIGAAPETIGPYGSADRIWQQGVWLLYLPLLFCVELHAAIGVYRVAVKWGAVRDLNSRSRLKKIKSIISAIFIVVGIASLLAFLPYANG
- a CDS encoding LysR family transcriptional regulator; the encoded protein is MRAFDFDLKGLQVFVIAAQTGSMTETAKRLGLTQSSVSQTLSMLEKNLKVELLDRSVRPLALTIAGRYFFDQSSHLLSQAEQTQKVFTQGTFEQLHLVRIAMVDSLATSLGKPLIEVVKRRTENWSLTTGRSHMHADALVSRQVDIIISDDALEDCDDLCRYPILSEPFVLVVPLNLSCQYADVSSINDINRLLQKLDFVRYTNDSLIGTNIERYLRRVGLEPAMRLQLDNTFAVLSMVASGLGCTITTPLCLYQSGIPLAQVRCLPLPANDGFNRRLTLVTRRHELSDLAEQMARDSCQIMSQCFLPELEKDLPWLVSAIDIG
- the fis gene encoding DNA-binding transcriptional regulator Fis, with product MFDQTTHTEVHPLTVGKIETASGAIKPQLLRDAVKRAVTNFFAQMDGQEAEEVYEMVLSEVEAPLLDIIMQHTRGNQTRAANMLGINRGTLRKKLKKYGMN
- the prmA gene encoding 50S ribosomal protein L11 methyltransferase is translated as MPWIQLRIDTDGPHADALSDQLMEEGSISITFEDGKDTPIYEPTLGETPLWSHTVIIALFEADHDLAPVVERLKLLPYLGKNFGHKIEQVEDKDWEREWMDNFHPIKFGDRLWICPSWREIPDPTAVNVILDPGLAFGTGTHPTTALCLEWLDGLDYRNKDVIDFGCGSGILAVAALKLGAERVTGIDIDYQAIDASKANAERNGVQDRLSLYLPEDQPADLQADILVANILAGPLRELAPLIADKVLPGGQLALSGLLKEQAEEVSAFYSKWFDMDEPAHKDDWSRLTGIRK
- a CDS encoding GNAT family N-acetyltransferase codes for the protein MTKVRQADAADLDVIKTLARETIDKCYRSFLGDEGVDWFINGGGSDKEIIEHLENIMLLEVDGKIQGFCAAEEGFIHLLMIHPQLQQTGLGGYLLAQVESMQRDEGYEHLRLEIFKGNEQALKFYVKHGWSIVGEEQDASFGLVRVFMRKILDRL